A genomic region of uncultured Paludibaculum sp. contains the following coding sequences:
- a CDS encoding LytTR family DNA-binding domain-containing protein has translation MAGPVTSKPPAGRTGASIPTVLADDEALALDELAFLLREFPDIDIVGTARNGIEAVQCIEECEPDLVFLDVQMPGLDGLGVIHKLKADKAPMPAFVLCTAYEQYALEAFRLEALDYLLKPVDRDRLAQTVERVKRSLLEPEPLLAPGPASPGPAARAKLLVKSGGRNLIVDAAELIYATIEDGLITVVTTALEGQTNYKTIEELQSSLDPATFWRAHRGYVVNINHIREVIPWFKSSYQLRMDDKKGTEIPVSRVQTKRLRELFKL, from the coding sequence ATGGCCGGCCCTGTCACATCCAAGCCTCCCGCCGGACGAACCGGCGCATCGATTCCGACGGTGCTCGCCGACGACGAGGCGCTGGCCCTCGATGAACTCGCGTTCCTGCTGCGCGAGTTTCCAGACATCGACATCGTCGGCACAGCCCGCAATGGAATCGAAGCCGTTCAGTGCATCGAGGAGTGCGAGCCCGACCTCGTCTTCCTCGACGTCCAGATGCCCGGCCTCGACGGCTTGGGCGTGATCCACAAGCTCAAGGCGGACAAGGCGCCCATGCCGGCCTTCGTGCTCTGCACCGCCTACGAGCAATACGCCCTGGAAGCCTTCCGGCTGGAGGCGCTGGACTATCTGCTCAAACCCGTCGATCGCGACCGCCTGGCGCAAACGGTCGAGCGCGTCAAGCGCAGTCTGCTGGAGCCGGAGCCGTTGCTGGCGCCCGGTCCCGCGTCACCAGGCCCGGCGGCGCGGGCCAAACTCCTGGTGAAGAGCGGCGGCCGCAACCTGATCGTCGATGCGGCGGAGCTGATCTACGCCACCATCGAGGACGGTTTGATCACCGTGGTCACGACGGCCTTGGAGGGCCAGACGAACTACAAGACCATCGAGGAACTGCAATCCAGCCTCGATCCCGCCACCTTCTGGCGCGCCCATCGCGGCTATGTGGTGAACATCAACCACATTCGCGAGGTGATTCCGTGGTTCAAGTCCAGCTACCAGTTGCGCATGGACGACAAGAAAGGCACGGAGATCCCCGTCAGCCGCGTGCAGACCAAGCGGCTGCGGGAACTCTTCAAGCTGTAG
- a CDS encoding ester cyclase, producing MSTRVNRATVNAYINAFNRGDFEAIAGLCTEDVAIQGILGNGGLGVATSIWRELHEAYQVHLEVEDLVAEGSIVAVRYSESGTFVKPFRGTQPTGKSYTLVAMEWFHLRDGKIAARWGVRDAASMMKQLGVA from the coding sequence GTGAGTACCCGAGTGAACAGAGCCACGGTGAACGCGTATATCAATGCCTTCAACCGTGGGGACTTCGAAGCCATTGCGGGACTCTGTACCGAGGATGTGGCGATCCAGGGCATCTTAGGCAATGGCGGGCTGGGCGTCGCGACGAGTATCTGGCGGGAATTGCACGAAGCCTATCAAGTCCACCTGGAAGTGGAGGACCTCGTCGCCGAAGGCTCCATTGTCGCGGTCCGGTACTCCGAGAGCGGGACGTTCGTCAAACCCTTCCGCGGGACCCAACCGACCGGCAAGTCGTACACTCTCGTGGCGATGGAGTGGTTTCACCTGCGCGACGGCAAGATTGCCGCCCGCTGGGGCGTACGCGACGCCGCCTCCATGATGAAACAGCTCGGCGTCGCCTAA
- a CDS encoding inositol-3-phosphate synthase — MSNNESVKIAPAEGKLGVLIPGLGAVSTTFIAGVEAVKRGLGQPIGSLTQMATVRLGKRTDGRSPYIKDFVPLAGLDDLVFGGWDIFEDTAYESACNAKVLEPSLLEQVKEPMQAVKPMKAVFDQEYVKLIHGPNVKTEGTKYDKALALMEDIKNFQKENNVSRTVMIWCGSTEVFHKPSAVHETLASFEEGMKNNDPEIAPSQIYAYAALMSGVPFANGAPNLTHDIPALLDLAKERNLPVCGKDFKTGQTFMKTLIAPGLKARMLGIAGWFSTNILGNRDGEVLHDPGSFKTKEETKLSVLDHILQPELYPVLYKDLYHAVRINYYPPRGDAKEGWDNIDIFGWLGYPMQIKIDFLCRDSILAAPLVLDLVLFLDLAHRAGMRGIQEWLSFYFKAPLHAPGLYPEHDIFIQLMKLKNTLRWMRGEDLITHLGLEYYD, encoded by the coding sequence TTGTCTAATAATGAAAGTGTCAAGATCGCGCCGGCAGAGGGGAAGCTCGGTGTACTCATCCCCGGCCTCGGCGCGGTTTCCACTACCTTCATTGCAGGCGTGGAAGCCGTCAAGCGCGGTCTGGGACAGCCGATCGGCTCGTTGACGCAGATGGCGACGGTTCGGCTGGGGAAGCGCACGGATGGCCGTTCGCCTTACATCAAGGACTTCGTCCCGCTTGCTGGTCTGGACGACCTGGTCTTCGGCGGCTGGGACATCTTCGAAGACACTGCGTACGAATCTGCCTGTAACGCTAAAGTATTGGAACCTTCCCTGCTGGAGCAGGTGAAGGAGCCGATGCAGGCGGTCAAGCCCATGAAGGCCGTGTTCGATCAGGAGTATGTGAAACTGATCCACGGGCCGAACGTCAAGACGGAAGGGACCAAGTACGACAAGGCCCTTGCCCTGATGGAAGACATCAAGAACTTCCAGAAGGAAAACAACGTCTCGCGGACCGTCATGATCTGGTGCGGCTCCACCGAGGTTTTCCACAAGCCATCGGCTGTCCATGAGACCTTGGCCTCGTTCGAAGAGGGCATGAAGAACAACGATCCGGAGATCGCGCCCTCGCAAATCTACGCGTATGCCGCACTGATGAGCGGCGTGCCATTCGCTAATGGCGCCCCGAATCTGACACACGATATTCCCGCCCTGCTCGACCTCGCCAAGGAGCGCAATCTGCCCGTCTGCGGCAAGGATTTCAAGACCGGCCAGACGTTCATGAAGACCCTGATCGCGCCGGGCTTGAAAGCGCGCATGCTGGGCATCGCCGGCTGGTTCTCCACCAACATTCTGGGCAACCGCGACGGCGAAGTGCTGCACGATCCCGGCAGCTTCAAGACGAAGGAAGAGACCAAGCTGAGCGTGTTGGACCACATCCTGCAGCCGGAACTCTATCCGGTGCTCTACAAGGATCTCTACCACGCCGTCCGCATTAACTACTATCCGCCGCGCGGCGACGCCAAAGAGGGCTGGGACAACATCGACATCTTCGGCTGGCTGGGCTACCCCATGCAGATCAAGATCGACTTCCTGTGCAGGGACTCGATTCTGGCTGCGCCGCTGGTGTTGGACCTGGTGCTGTTCCTCGATCTGGCGCATCGCGCGGGGATGCGCGGCATTCAGGAGTGGCTGTCGTTCTACTTCAAGGCGCCGCTGCATGCTCCCGGGCTGTACCCCGAACACGACATTTTTATCCAGCTGATGAAGCTGAAAAACACACTGAGATGGATGCGCGGCGAAGACCTCATCACGCACCTCGGCCTGGAGTATTACGACTAG
- a CDS encoding serine/threonine-protein kinase yields MASMLPERWNKLEEVFQTAADLPEEQRPGYLKDACGDDQELRREVEELLTASTLDLIRDAIESTSDLMAAEADQDPLVGSLLGSYRMMSLIGRGGMGVVYRAVRDDDQFHREVAIKVIPRMLAGPEAIGRFRSERQILADLDHPNIARLLDGGTSDGVPYLVMEFVEGVPITEYVKTNNLPVPDRLLLMRSVCAAVQSAHQKLVVHRDLKPANILVTPDGRVKLLDFGVAKMLAPSETDLVQTSSYLMTPDYASPEQILGQPVSTASDVYSLGVVLYEVLAGERPYRITGSGLHEAERLICQTEPRKLSELPHLPPRFRRRLSGDLDNIVQMAMRKHVERRYGSVEQFSEDLRRHMEGQPVRARADTPLYSLGKFLSRHRWPVAAGLVVAAALVTSTVVAVGQARRAEQRFAELRAFARTVLVDLHGQLRDIPGTASARRAIIANVENYLRRLVVQGAADDASLANEFATTYLRLGEIAESSTKALADFESGRALLERKRGRRAPEPDDAVLLARLHERMAGVQGELGNPAKVEQHLLAAVNLTQPPSGGRGASPEAEQVNALVHWRLAQLYRTEYHLAAAEQQARTAMSACESLRSRGIRNHELDEIQTGVRNGLAAILRRQGRWALSLEMYQKVLADAEDSAKANPGSVAGQRALARSHQIVGDMLRSTPGREAEAAVHLRAAVKIGERLAAEDSGDATSEINLGQYLATAGEELTAPAQWAESVAYLRRAAVIFQNRLATMPDNGVDQLYMALTEAALGERLGDHGQRREGVQYLRRGFHRMQALVARDPKNTTNLLELFKVQRALARQLAAQGRGGEAMRLALEVVSRAREVAAQATSGQTFTRREVPLSLLQMGQVCQILGRAEEARSWFRQTIDAWEQLNRAGIHFPELEAAMAEARVRASSVAARRVRE; encoded by the coding sequence ATGGCAAGCATGCTCCCTGAGCGTTGGAACAAGCTGGAGGAGGTCTTTCAGACCGCGGCCGATCTGCCGGAGGAGCAGCGACCGGGGTATTTGAAAGACGCCTGCGGCGACGACCAGGAGTTGAGGCGTGAGGTGGAGGAACTGCTCACGGCCTCGACTCTGGATCTGATCCGGGACGCCATCGAAAGCACATCGGACTTGATGGCGGCGGAGGCGGATCAGGATCCTCTGGTCGGTTCCCTGTTGGGTTCCTACCGCATGATGTCGCTCATCGGCCGCGGCGGGATGGGCGTGGTGTATCGCGCAGTCCGGGATGACGACCAGTTTCACAGAGAGGTCGCCATCAAGGTCATCCCCCGCATGCTGGCCGGGCCCGAGGCCATAGGCCGTTTCCGCTCGGAACGCCAGATTCTCGCCGATCTCGACCATCCCAACATCGCCCGCCTGCTCGACGGCGGCACCAGCGACGGGGTGCCTTACCTGGTGATGGAGTTCGTCGAAGGCGTACCCATCACGGAATACGTCAAAACGAACAATCTGCCGGTGCCAGACCGTCTGCTGCTGATGCGTAGCGTGTGCGCTGCCGTACAGTCGGCCCACCAGAAGCTGGTGGTTCACCGTGACCTCAAACCTGCCAACATCCTCGTGACGCCCGACGGACGGGTGAAGCTGCTCGATTTCGGGGTGGCGAAGATGCTGGCGCCGTCGGAGACCGATCTGGTCCAGACCTCGTCGTACCTCATGACCCCGGACTATGCCAGTCCGGAGCAGATACTGGGACAACCGGTCAGCACGGCCAGCGACGTGTATTCGCTAGGTGTCGTGCTCTATGAAGTTCTGGCCGGCGAACGGCCCTACCGCATTACCGGATCCGGCCTCCACGAGGCGGAACGTCTGATCTGCCAGACGGAGCCGCGCAAGCTCAGCGAACTGCCCCATCTGCCGCCGCGCTTTCGGCGCCGGCTGTCGGGTGACCTCGACAACATCGTGCAGATGGCGATGCGGAAACACGTGGAGCGCCGCTACGGTTCCGTCGAACAGTTCAGCGAGGATCTGCGGCGGCACATGGAAGGGCAGCCCGTCCGTGCCCGCGCCGACACGCCGCTCTACAGCCTGGGCAAGTTCCTCTCCCGCCACCGGTGGCCGGTGGCCGCGGGTCTGGTGGTGGCCGCGGCGCTGGTGACAAGTACCGTGGTGGCCGTGGGGCAGGCCCGCCGCGCGGAACAGCGCTTTGCCGAGCTGCGCGCCTTTGCCCGCACGGTCCTGGTGGACCTTCATGGTCAGTTGCGGGATATCCCGGGTACGGCCAGCGCGCGCCGGGCCATCATCGCCAATGTCGAGAACTATCTGCGGCGGCTTGTGGTGCAAGGGGCGGCGGATGACGCCTCGCTGGCCAACGAATTTGCCACCACCTACTTGCGGTTGGGCGAGATCGCCGAATCCAGCACCAAAGCGTTGGCCGACTTCGAGAGCGGCCGGGCCCTGCTGGAACGCAAGCGAGGGCGGCGCGCACCAGAGCCGGACGATGCCGTGCTGCTGGCCCGGTTGCACGAGCGGATGGCCGGTGTCCAAGGGGAACTGGGCAATCCGGCTAAGGTGGAGCAGCATCTGCTGGCCGCGGTAAACCTGACGCAGCCGCCGAGCGGTGGGCGTGGTGCAAGTCCCGAGGCCGAGCAGGTGAACGCGCTGGTCCACTGGCGTCTGGCACAGCTCTATCGCACGGAGTACCATCTGGCCGCCGCCGAACAGCAAGCCCGGACCGCCATGAGCGCCTGTGAATCGCTGCGGTCCCGCGGCATCCGGAACCACGAGCTCGATGAGATTCAAACCGGCGTTCGCAACGGCCTGGCCGCGATTCTGAGACGACAAGGGCGATGGGCGCTCAGCCTGGAGATGTACCAGAAAGTGCTGGCCGACGCGGAGGACAGTGCCAAGGCTAATCCGGGGAGTGTGGCCGGCCAACGGGCCTTGGCGCGTTCACATCAGATCGTTGGCGACATGCTGCGCAGCACTCCGGGCCGGGAGGCGGAAGCGGCCGTCCACCTTCGCGCCGCCGTCAAAATCGGTGAGAGGCTGGCCGCGGAGGATTCGGGCGACGCGACGTCGGAGATCAATTTGGGCCAGTACCTCGCGACGGCCGGGGAAGAACTGACGGCGCCGGCGCAATGGGCGGAATCGGTGGCTTACCTACGCCGCGCCGCGGTGATCTTTCAGAACAGGCTTGCGACGATGCCCGACAACGGCGTGGATCAACTGTACATGGCCTTGACGGAGGCGGCCTTAGGGGAGCGATTGGGGGACCACGGCCAGCGCCGCGAGGGCGTGCAGTATCTGCGCCGGGGCTTCCATCGCATGCAGGCCCTGGTGGCGCGCGATCCGAAGAACACCACGAACCTGCTGGAGTTGTTCAAGGTCCAGCGGGCTCTGGCCCGGCAGCTCGCCGCCCAGGGGCGGGGTGGTGAGGCCATGCGGCTGGCGTTGGAGGTAGTGAGCCGCGCCCGAGAGGTGGCTGCTCAGGCGACCAGCGGCCAGACCTTCACGCGGCGGGAGGTTCCATTGTCGCTGCTCCAGATGGGGCAGGTTTGCCAGATCCTGGGCCGTGCCGAGGAGGCGCGTTCGTGGTTCCGGCAGACCATTGACGCCTGGGAGCAGCTGAACCGGGCCGGCATCCACTTCCCTGAGCTGGAAGCGGCGATGGCCGAGGCGCGGGTGAGGGCGTCGTCCGTCGCCGCCCGGCGAGTGCGCGAGTGA
- a CDS encoding sigma-70 family RNA polymerase sigma factor: protein MTPDTTAVTRLLRQWQGGEASALEELTPLVYHELRRIASGFLRRERAEHTLQPTALLHEAYLRLVDQRDRDWKSRAHFYGVAAHLMRLILVDYARSKSRLKRGGDVQRVDWSEALLASTTRPALLTTLDDALCELEKLDPRKGRVVELRYFGGLSLDEAAEVLGISTATVGREQRMAEAWLQRQMTSGPHGA, encoded by the coding sequence GTGACTCCCGACACAACCGCCGTCACACGACTGCTTCGTCAGTGGCAGGGCGGGGAAGCCAGTGCTCTGGAAGAGCTTACGCCCCTTGTTTACCATGAGTTACGGCGCATTGCCTCGGGCTTCCTGAGGCGTGAGCGAGCGGAACATACGCTGCAACCCACCGCACTGCTGCACGAAGCGTATCTGCGCCTGGTGGATCAGCGCGACCGCGACTGGAAGAGCCGCGCGCACTTCTATGGCGTGGCGGCCCATCTGATGCGGCTGATTCTGGTGGACTATGCACGGTCGAAGTCGAGACTGAAGCGCGGCGGCGATGTCCAACGCGTGGATTGGAGCGAGGCTCTTCTGGCGAGCACCACCCGGCCAGCCTTGTTGACCACGCTGGACGACGCCTTGTGCGAGTTGGAAAAACTGGATCCGCGCAAAGGCCGGGTCGTCGAACTCCGTTACTTTGGCGGACTTAGCCTCGATGAAGCGGCCGAGGTGCTGGGTATTTCCACCGCGACCGTGGGCCGCGAACAGCGTATGGCCGAGGCCTGGCTGCAGCGCCAGATGACCTCCGGCCCCCACGGTGCCTGA
- a CDS encoding glycosyltransferase family 39 protein, with protein sequence MSWILLAASLLLAFSAALWAARNSADDFGGRFFVFASVFALQPGLFAQVLSPLHWLTPWPFLTAQALLCAALFYWIPPTRLETPSVRAIPLGVLAAAGFIAILVAANTCLAALAPIHTWDEKMYHASRAAYWLQHQSIGFWETHNERQTALSFQGELFFFWPLLFTRVEAPGRVLTALGYPLAIAAVWLLARRLKAPAPVAAAGAALYAAAPIGLFLARYLKADHWAVLFACGLAYWLLESLETGEDAHPAASLFWAGVSLAVCVHARLYALALIPAVLIVARRGILPTLAGFLSGAAANGLLFLFLSNWSWYGAPTGPADMRGFYGSQPSEWTTIARRAPLIFLDLPGTARLSQSWVNLTGAAHPLRAETADVRWPALYRPPETWPPSRFAFAGILAAAGLLLGWRRPQRTVWLCGAAMLLGPVFTLRWVTADQIPDRFLLPAIALLLVAVLPLLRPWAAWPVLALAVLGAWFPARETAMFVRMWWLMPPAMSIDNSPFDEACRVLPVDARVLLIGNQITQDYPLFGTKSGYRRHIYSWGRGPWDAARFHQLLAVHRITHVLLEDDQELAFHWLAPVDAKPIAAGLDQEPSLQRIPLKTGHQRLYQWSLHTAAAP encoded by the coding sequence ATGTCCTGGATCCTCCTGGCGGCCTCTTTGCTGCTTGCATTTTCGGCCGCGTTGTGGGCCGCGCGAAATTCCGCCGACGATTTCGGCGGCCGGTTTTTTGTGTTCGCCTCCGTATTCGCCCTGCAGCCTGGGCTCTTTGCGCAGGTGCTTTCGCCGCTCCATTGGCTGACTCCGTGGCCGTTCCTCACGGCCCAGGCGCTGCTTTGCGCCGCCCTCTTCTACTGGATCCCGCCCACGCGATTGGAAACGCCGTCCGTGCGCGCGATTCCACTTGGCGTGCTCGCCGCGGCCGGCTTCATTGCCATCCTCGTCGCGGCCAACACGTGCCTCGCCGCACTCGCCCCCATCCACACCTGGGACGAGAAGATGTACCACGCCTCGCGCGCCGCCTACTGGCTTCAGCACCAGTCCATCGGCTTCTGGGAGACCCATAATGAGCGCCAGACCGCGCTGAGTTTCCAGGGCGAGCTGTTCTTCTTCTGGCCCCTGCTGTTCACGCGCGTCGAAGCTCCGGGCCGCGTCCTGACGGCCCTCGGCTACCCTCTCGCCATCGCCGCCGTCTGGTTGCTGGCGCGGCGTCTGAAAGCCCCGGCCCCCGTGGCCGCCGCCGGCGCCGCCCTCTATGCCGCCGCCCCCATCGGCCTCTTTCTCGCCCGTTACCTGAAGGCGGATCACTGGGCGGTACTGTTCGCCTGCGGCCTGGCCTATTGGTTGCTGGAGTCATTGGAAACGGGTGAGGACGCCCATCCCGCGGCCTCGCTCTTCTGGGCCGGAGTCTCACTCGCCGTCTGCGTCCATGCCCGGCTCTACGCACTCGCACTCATCCCGGCGGTTCTGATCGTGGCGCGCCGAGGCATCCTGCCCACGCTGGCGGGGTTTCTCTCTGGAGCTGCCGCCAATGGCCTGCTCTTCCTCTTCCTCTCGAACTGGAGCTGGTATGGCGCGCCCACCGGCCCCGCCGACATGCGCGGGTTCTATGGAAGCCAGCCCTCCGAGTGGACCACCATCGCCAGGCGCGCGCCCCTCATCTTCCTGGACCTGCCCGGCACGGCCCGGTTGTCTCAAAGCTGGGTGAACCTCACTGGAGCCGCCCATCCGCTGCGCGCCGAAACCGCCGACGTGCGCTGGCCGGCCCTCTATCGGCCGCCTGAGACTTGGCCGCCCTCGCGCTTCGCCTTCGCTGGGATCCTCGCCGCCGCTGGACTCCTGTTGGGTTGGCGACGCCCGCAACGCACCGTCTGGCTGTGCGGCGCCGCCATGCTGCTGGGCCCGGTTTTCACCTTGCGCTGGGTGACCGCCGATCAGATCCCCGATCGTTTCCTGCTGCCAGCCATCGCGCTTCTCCTGGTTGCAGTTCTGCCCCTCCTCCGCCCCTGGGCCGCCTGGCCGGTGCTGGCCCTGGCGGTGCTCGGTGCGTGGTTCCCCGCCCGCGAAACCGCCATGTTCGTGCGCATGTGGTGGCTGATGCCACCCGCCATGAGCATCGACAATTCGCCGTTTGACGAGGCCTGCCGGGTCCTGCCCGTGGACGCTCGCGTGCTGCTCATCGGCAACCAGATTACGCAGGACTATCCCTTGTTCGGGACTAAAAGCGGCTATCGTCGCCACATCTACAGTTGGGGCCGCGGCCCGTGGGACGCCGCCCGCTTCCACCAACTGCTGGCGGTCCATCGCATCACGCACGTCCTGTTGGAGGACGACCAGGAACTCGCCTTCCACTGGTTGGCGCCCGTCGACGCGAAACCCATTGCGGCCGGACTCGACCAAGAACCGTCCCTCCAGCGCATCCCATTGAAGACAGGGCATCAACGGCTCTACCAGTGGAGCCTCCACACCGCCGCGGCGCCCTGA
- a CDS encoding NAD-dependent epimerase/dehydratase family protein, producing MRVLVIGGTQFIGKHLVAALCKDGHEVAILHRKPSHELGKKIVNLQADRNDIDQVRSVLRGHSYDIVFDMVYDWEKGTPPTVVEDTAKLLTGHVGRYIFMSSVSAYGDGLNHHEGDALAPDDHRDRYVRCKAQSERALFRLHQRHGTPVVTLRPPCVYGPCNPFYREQFFWDRVRDKRPVILPGDGRRLMQFAYVKDVVWSCLRVMDAPNVVGHGFNIANARPLTQAEVLDALFVAAGKDTPVIRVPRERIARAGGHPLGPNLYFGMYFDLPPVTMVISKAQRVLGFKPTSFQEGLQETYKWYLRHHAKKGIDYTFENQLLAKERSQLAS from the coding sequence ATGAGAGTCTTAGTCATCGGTGGTACCCAATTCATCGGCAAGCACCTCGTGGCCGCGCTCTGCAAAGACGGGCACGAGGTAGCCATCCTGCACCGTAAGCCCAGCCACGAACTGGGCAAGAAGATTGTCAATCTGCAGGCCGATCGTAACGACATCGATCAGGTGAGGTCCGTGCTTCGCGGGCATTCCTACGACATCGTTTTCGATATGGTCTACGACTGGGAAAAAGGGACTCCGCCGACCGTGGTGGAGGATACGGCGAAGCTGCTCACCGGCCATGTTGGGCGCTACATCTTCATGTCGAGTGTTTCGGCATACGGTGACGGTCTCAACCACCATGAAGGCGACGCGCTGGCTCCGGACGATCACCGTGACCGCTATGTGCGTTGCAAGGCGCAGAGCGAGCGCGCGTTGTTCCGGCTGCACCAACGGCACGGGACACCGGTGGTCACGCTGCGTCCTCCCTGCGTCTACGGCCCCTGCAACCCCTTCTACCGGGAGCAGTTTTTCTGGGACCGGGTGAGGGATAAGCGGCCCGTGATTCTACCTGGCGATGGCCGCCGACTGATGCAGTTTGCGTACGTGAAGGATGTAGTCTGGTCGTGTCTGCGAGTGATGGATGCCCCCAATGTCGTGGGGCATGGATTCAACATCGCCAACGCTCGCCCGTTGACGCAGGCTGAAGTATTGGATGCCTTGTTCGTCGCGGCGGGCAAGGATACGCCGGTGATCCGCGTGCCTCGTGAGCGCATTGCGCGGGCAGGCGGTCATCCGCTAGGTCCAAACCTGTACTTCGGCATGTACTTCGACCTCCCGCCTGTGACCATGGTGATCAGCAAGGCGCAGCGGGTGTTGGGCTTCAAACCAACCTCGTTCCAGGAAGGTCTGCAGGAGACCTACAAGTGGTACCTGCGCCACCACGCGAAGAAGGGTATCGACTACACCTTCGAGAACCAGTTGCTGGCCAAGGAACGCTCGCAGTTGGCAAGCTGA